One Porphyromonas pogonae genomic region harbors:
- a CDS encoding HmuY family protein, whose protein sequence is MKKSNIINIFLLIFCITSLSTSCVKYDAEPFSGKILPRATGYTSGVTNDWLYFNLRTGHIFNKKHPNQDIKEGEQLKSMDWDIGFCGYRLRTNSGTSGPGKGGAMDLGYSNYDKWINVTQLPKDQPWVTDTDKDVYITISQADWFRYLAKNKLDAKENPWFDPNKGPQRTLTSANKVLAESMTISGPPMTYTPSYHTYVVRTADGKRYFKIQIVNWYNTYTQIGDTGGEISYYCDEINQ, encoded by the coding sequence ATGAAGAAAAGTAATATTATAAATATATTTCTATTAATTTTTTGTATTACCTCTCTATCCACTTCTTGTGTCAAATATGATGCAGAGCCTTTTAGTGGTAAAATATTACCTCGTGCTACAGGATATACCTCGGGGGTTACGAATGATTGGCTTTATTTTAACTTACGCACAGGACATATATTCAATAAAAAGCATCCTAATCAGGATATCAAGGAGGGGGAGCAACTCAAATCTATGGATTGGGATATTGGTTTTTGTGGCTACAGACTCAGAACAAATAGTGGCACCAGTGGCCCGGGGAAAGGTGGAGCAATGGATCTGGGGTATAGTAATTATGATAAATGGATAAACGTCACCCAATTGCCTAAAGATCAACCTTGGGTTACTGATACGGATAAAGATGTATACATAACGATCTCTCAGGCCGATTGGTTTCGTTATTTAGCCAAGAATAAATTGGATGCAAAAGAAAACCCCTGGTTTGATCCTAACAAAGGTCCTCAACGTACATTGACATCTGCCAATAAGGTTTTGGCAGAATCTATGACTATCTCCGGCCCACCAATGACATATACACCTTCTTATCATACTTATGTGGTGAGAACGGCTGATGGCAAAAGATATTTCAAGATACAGATCGTCAATTGGTATAATACCTATACACAAATCGGAGATACCGGCGGTGAGATAAGTTACTATTGTGATGAAATTAATCAATAA
- the thrS gene encoding threonine--tRNA ligase: MINITFPDGSQRSFESGITAMEIAGSISSRLQQEVLAAGVNGQIWDLNRPINEDCTFKLYKWDDPEGKHAFWHSGAHLMAQALEELYPGIKFGIGPAIENGFYYDVDPGEGVSIKDSDLPAIENKMREIVARKELIVRNDISKSDVLKMFGDKGDEYKVELISELPDGTITTYSQGNFTDLCRGPHLPNTGYMKAIKLLNVAGAYWRGDETRKQLTRIYGIAFPKKKMLDEYLEMLEEAKKRDHRKIGKELQLFAFSQNVGAGLPLWLPRGTQLRLRLEDFLKQIQKDFGYQQVMTPHIGNKNLYITSGHYAKYGADSFRPITTPQEGEEFMLKPMNCPHHCEIYKSLSPHSYRDLPLRLAEFGTVYRYEQSGELHGLTRVRGFTQDDAHLFCRPDQIKDEFCKVMDIIFIIFKALDFENFEAQISLRDKVNREKYIGSEENWERAEQAIIEACEEKGLPAVIEYGEAAFYGPKLDFMVRDALGRRWQLGTIQVDYNLPERFELEYTGEDNKKHRPVMIHRAPFGSMERFVAVLIEHTAGKFPLWLTPDQVVILPISEKFNDYAHRIAKEFNAQDIRVQVDDRNEKIGRKIRDNELKRIPYMLIVGEKEAENDEVSVRKQGEGDMGSMKITNFAELIKQEVDGMLNAWRSNNA, translated from the coding sequence ATGATAAATATCACATTCCCTGACGGTAGTCAAAGAAGTTTTGAAAGCGGTATCACTGCGATGGAAATAGCCGGAAGCATTAGTAGTCGGCTTCAGCAGGAGGTTTTGGCCGCAGGCGTAAACGGGCAGATTTGGGATTTGAATCGTCCCATTAATGAAGATTGTACATTCAAATTATATAAATGGGACGATCCTGAAGGCAAGCATGCTTTTTGGCATTCCGGCGCACACTTGATGGCACAAGCACTTGAGGAACTTTATCCCGGAATTAAATTTGGTATAGGTCCTGCTATTGAAAATGGTTTTTACTATGATGTAGATCCCGGTGAAGGCGTTTCGATAAAGGATTCCGATCTCCCTGCTATCGAGAATAAAATGCGAGAAATTGTTGCTCGTAAGGAATTGATCGTTCGCAATGATATTTCAAAATCTGATGTTCTCAAGATGTTTGGAGACAAAGGTGATGAATACAAAGTAGAGTTGATCAGCGAACTTCCCGATGGCACAATAACCACTTACTCGCAAGGTAATTTTACTGATCTTTGCAGAGGCCCACACTTACCCAATACCGGGTATATGAAAGCTATCAAACTTTTGAATGTTGCGGGTGCATATTGGAGAGGAGACGAAACTCGTAAACAGCTTACTCGTATCTATGGTATAGCTTTCCCTAAAAAGAAAATGCTAGATGAGTATTTGGAGATGCTTGAGGAAGCCAAGAAAAGAGATCATCGCAAGATTGGGAAAGAGCTCCAGTTGTTTGCTTTTTCCCAAAATGTAGGAGCCGGACTGCCTTTATGGTTGCCTAGGGGTACTCAATTGCGACTACGACTTGAGGATTTCCTCAAACAAATACAGAAGGACTTTGGTTACCAACAGGTAATGACCCCGCATATAGGTAATAAAAACCTATATATAACTTCGGGGCATTATGCTAAGTATGGAGCTGATTCTTTCCGCCCTATTACTACACCTCAAGAAGGTGAGGAGTTTATGCTCAAACCTATGAACTGCCCTCATCACTGCGAGATTTATAAGTCTTTATCTCCTCATTCGTATAGGGATCTTCCGCTTCGTTTAGCAGAGTTCGGTACTGTATATCGCTATGAGCAGAGTGGAGAGTTGCATGGTCTTACGCGTGTAAGAGGTTTTACCCAAGATGATGCACACCTTTTTTGTCGCCCCGATCAAATCAAAGATGAGTTTTGTAAAGTAATGGATATCATTTTTATTATTTTCAAGGCTTTGGATTTTGAGAACTTTGAAGCTCAGATATCATTGAGAGATAAGGTCAATCGAGAGAAATACATCGGGAGCGAAGAGAATTGGGAGAGAGCTGAGCAAGCCATTATTGAGGCATGTGAAGAAAAAGGATTACCTGCTGTAATAGAGTATGGTGAAGCTGCTTTTTATGGTCCTAAGCTTGATTTCATGGTCAGAGATGCTTTGGGACGTAGATGGCAATTGGGGACTATTCAAGTTGACTATAATTTACCCGAAAGGTTTGAACTTGAGTATACGGGTGAAGATAATAAGAAGCATCGTCCTGTTATGATTCACAGAGCTCCTTTCGGTTCTATGGAGAGATTTGTAGCTGTCCTTATTGAGCACACTGCAGGTAAGTTCCCTCTTTGGCTTACGCCTGATCAAGTTGTAATCTTACCTATCAGTGAAAAATTCAATGACTATGCACACAGAATAGCCAAAGAGTTCAATGCTCAGGATATAAGAGTACAAGTTGATGATAGAAATGAAAAGATAGGTCGTAAGATTAGAGATAATGAACTCAAAAGAATACCATATATGCTCATTGTTGGCGAAAAAGAAGCTGAAAATGATGAGGTTTCTGTAAGAAAACAAGGCGAAGGTGATATGGGTTCGATGAAAATTACTAACTTTGCGGAACTAATTAAACAAGAGGTTGACGGTATGCTCAACGCATGGCGTAGCAACAATGCTTAA
- the infC gene encoding translation initiation factor IF-3 encodes MAVDNNQLKYQYKTNESIRAREVRLVGDDVEQGVYSIQDARRMAQERSMDLVEISPNATPPVCKIIDYQKFIYQQKKRQKEQKAKSVKVVVKEIRFGPQTDDHDYNFKLKHAVGFLEEGSKVKAYVFFRGRSILFKDQGEVLLLRFANDLEEYGRVESMPVLEGKRMTIMIAPKKVAPPIPKKPVAKHDGKVDKKTAPQSAVEVKSEEIPE; translated from the coding sequence ATGGCAGTAGACAACAACCAGTTGAAGTATCAATACAAAACGAATGAAAGTATTCGTGCCCGTGAAGTTCGCCTTGTAGGAGATGATGTTGAACAGGGTGTGTATTCTATTCAAGACGCTCGCCGTATGGCACAAGAGCGAAGTATGGATTTGGTGGAAATATCTCCCAATGCTACTCCTCCGGTTTGTAAGATTATAGATTATCAAAAATTTATTTATCAGCAAAAGAAAAGGCAGAAAGAGCAAAAAGCCAAGTCCGTGAAGGTTGTGGTTAAGGAGATACGTTTTGGTCCTCAAACTGACGATCACGACTATAACTTTAAACTCAAGCATGCTGTAGGCTTCTTGGAAGAGGGCTCTAAAGTGAAAGCATATGTTTTCTTTAGAGGACGCTCCATCTTGTTCAAAGATCAAGGAGAAGTTCTTTTGCTTAGATTTGCCAATGACTTGGAAGAGTATGGAAGGGTAGAGAGTATGCCTGTATTGGAAGGAAAACGCATGACCATCATGATAGCTCCCAAAAAAGTAGCTCCCCCAATCCCCAAGAAACCTGTCGCCAAGCATGACGGTAAAGTAGATAAAAAGACTGCACCACAATCAGCTGTTGAGGTCAAAAGTGAAGAAATTCCAGAGTAA
- the rpmI gene encoding 50S ribosomal protein L35 has protein sequence MPKLKTNSGAKKRFTLTGSGKIKRKHAFKSHILTKKTKKQKRNLTYFTTVNKVDETNVKELLCLK, from the coding sequence ATGCCTAAATTGAAGACTAATTCCGGTGCTAAAAAGAGATTTACTCTTACCGGATCAGGTAAAATCAAACGTAAGCACGCTTTTAAGAGTCACATCCTAACAAAGAAGACTAAAAAGCAGAAGCGTAATCTTACTTATTTCACTACAGTGAATAAAGTGGATGAAACAAATGTTAAGGAACTTCTTTGCTTGAAGTAA
- the rplT gene encoding 50S ribosomal protein L20, with protein MPRSVNHVASRAKRKRILKLTRGYYGARKNVWTVAKNTWEKGLTYAYRDRKNKKRNFRALWIQRINAAARLEGMSYSRLMGALHANGIEINRKVLADLAMNHPEAFKAIVAKVK; from the coding sequence ATGCCAAGATCAGTAAATCACGTCGCTTCAAGAGCCAAGAGAAAAAGAATTTTGAAGCTTACTCGCGGGTATTATGGTGCTCGCAAGAACGTTTGGACCGTAGCCAAGAATACTTGGGAAAAAGGTCTTACTTATGCTTACCGTGACCGTAAGAACAAAAAACGTAACTTCCGTGCGTTGTGGATTCAGCGTATCAATGCTGCTGCACGTCTTGAAGGAATGTCTTATTCTCGTCTTATGGGAGCGTTGCATGCCAATGGTATTGAAATCAACCGTAAGGTCCTTGCTGACCTTGCTATGAATCATCCTGAAGCATTCAAAGCTATCGTTGCTAAGGTAAAATAA
- the nrdG gene encoding anaerobic ribonucleoside-triphosphate reductase activating protein gives MNLLNIYRETIIDGPGLRYSIYLSGCRHACKGCHNPESWNPLAGIPLTDFMIEQIIDEINANPLLDGITISGGDPFYNPSELTELLRNLKSQCKLKIWCYTGYTIEEIMQDKNLSEPLQYIDTLIDGPYISELYDPTLLWRGSNNQRIIRIKDGKPVGKY, from the coding sequence GTGAATCTTTTGAATATATATCGCGAGACTATCATTGATGGTCCGGGGTTACGCTATTCTATTTACCTTTCAGGATGTAGGCATGCATGCAAAGGCTGTCATAACCCCGAAAGTTGGAATCCGCTTGCAGGTATTCCCCTGACTGATTTTATGATTGAGCAAATCATTGATGAGATCAATGCTAACCCCTTGCTTGACGGTATTACAATTTCCGGAGGAGATCCCTTTTATAATCCAAGTGAACTGACTGAGTTACTCAGAAACCTTAAATCTCAATGCAAATTAAAAATTTGGTGCTACACAGGATATACCATAGAAGAGATAATGCAAGATAAAAACCTATCTGAGCCGTTGCAATATATAGATACATTGATCGATGGTCCATACATTTCAGAGCTCTATGACCCCACTCTTCTATGGAGAGGAAGTAACAATCAAAGAATCATCAGAATAAAAGATGGTAAACCCGTAGGAAAGTATTAG
- a CDS encoding anaerobic ribonucleoside triphosphate reductase, producing MQDVELYIIKRDGSRQPFNGDKIRQAIIKAFRAGGVQEDSKRLEQIIQSIQYNVMIAQDATLAVEEVQDLVERELMNYNTYIAKKYIIYREWRNVERDKRTSLKHTMDGIVSIEKNDVNLGNANMSAHTPAGQMMTFASEVTKDYTTKYLLPLTYSRAHKHGDIHIHDLDYYPTKTTTCVQYDLEDIFERGFKTKNGSIRTPQNIQSYATLATIVFQTNQNEQHGGQAIPAFDFFMAPGVRKTFIKHLTERLAFILELQNGLKAPSTEQQTLLKETVRTIEPKLMDSDEEAHRINEELNKAGFNFSQEDVRAALRHSYANTSKDTHQAMEGFIHNLNTMHSRGGNQVVFSSINYGTDTSLEGRMLIRELLKATEEGLGKGEVPIFPIQIFKVKEGINYCDADYEKAMEDFDAALKGDIVFETPNFDLLIESCRTTAKALFPNFVFLDTQYNINEKWRADDPKRYLYEIATMGCRTRVFENLNGEKSSVGRGNLSFTSMNMPRIAIQARRETEEMYPDADKHKIQKEARIMFLEGVRRMSTLIADQLYDRYQYQRTALARQFPFMMGNDVWKGGAKLSMQDEVGDVINSGTLGIGFIGGHNAMVALYGEGHGHNDLAWQTLYDAIMVINDVVEEYKRKYHLNYSVLATPAEGLSGRFTKIDRKKYGIIPGVTDKDYYVNSFHVDVQENIGMFEKIKREAPFHAITRGGHITYVELDGEAKKNVSVILKIVRTMKEAEIGYGSINHPVDTCQNCGYKGVIYDKCPVCKSDQIARLRRITGYLTGSLDSWNSAKQAEEHDRVKHH from the coding sequence ATGCAAGACGTAGAACTATATATCATCAAGCGTGACGGAAGCCGTCAGCCATTCAACGGAGATAAGATACGACAAGCGATCATTAAGGCTTTCCGTGCCGGCGGCGTGCAAGAGGACTCCAAAAGATTAGAGCAAATTATACAATCAATACAATATAATGTAATGATAGCTCAGGATGCAACTTTGGCTGTAGAAGAAGTACAAGATCTTGTGGAACGTGAGCTGATGAACTATAATACGTACATTGCAAAGAAATATATTATCTATCGTGAATGGAGGAATGTAGAGCGTGATAAGAGGACATCACTCAAGCATACTATGGACGGCATAGTATCCATCGAAAAAAATGATGTCAATCTCGGCAATGCTAATATGAGCGCTCATACTCCTGCAGGTCAAATGATGACTTTTGCTTCTGAAGTAACCAAAGATTATACAACTAAGTATCTTCTACCTCTTACTTACAGCAGAGCTCATAAGCACGGAGATATTCATATACATGATTTGGACTACTACCCCACAAAAACGACGACTTGTGTACAATATGACCTTGAAGATATTTTTGAAAGAGGATTCAAGACTAAAAACGGCAGCATACGCACGCCTCAGAATATTCAAAGCTATGCCACGCTGGCTACGATAGTATTCCAAACCAATCAGAATGAGCAACACGGAGGACAAGCTATCCCTGCTTTTGACTTCTTTATGGCGCCGGGGGTCAGAAAAACATTTATAAAACATCTGACAGAACGTTTGGCCTTTATTTTGGAACTGCAAAACGGTCTCAAAGCACCATCTACAGAACAACAAACCCTATTGAAAGAAACTGTTCGCACCATAGAGCCAAAGCTTATGGATTCGGATGAGGAAGCCCATAGGATAAACGAAGAACTAAATAAAGCGGGGTTTAACTTCTCCCAAGAAGATGTCAGAGCCGCATTGAGGCATTCATACGCCAACACTTCTAAAGATACACACCAAGCTATGGAGGGCTTCATACACAACTTGAATACAATGCATTCAAGAGGAGGCAATCAGGTAGTCTTTAGTTCTATTAATTATGGTACAGATACGAGTCTGGAAGGACGTATGCTCATCAGAGAGTTACTGAAAGCAACAGAAGAAGGGCTTGGAAAAGGTGAGGTGCCTATCTTTCCTATCCAAATTTTCAAGGTAAAAGAAGGTATAAATTATTGTGATGCGGACTATGAGAAAGCAATGGAAGATTTCGATGCGGCACTTAAAGGCGACATTGTGTTCGAGACTCCCAACTTCGACCTCCTTATAGAATCATGCCGCACTACAGCAAAAGCACTTTTCCCAAATTTTGTATTTCTTGACACCCAATATAATATAAATGAAAAATGGAGAGCAGATGACCCTAAGCGTTACCTCTATGAGATAGCAACTATGGGTTGTCGCACCAGAGTATTTGAAAACCTTAATGGCGAAAAAAGCTCTGTAGGAAGAGGTAATCTTTCGTTCACTTCTATGAACATGCCGCGTATAGCCATACAAGCTCGTAGGGAAACAGAAGAAATGTATCCTGATGCTGACAAGCACAAAATACAAAAGGAAGCCCGTATCATGTTCTTAGAAGGAGTGCGTAGAATGTCCACTTTAATTGCTGATCAACTCTATGACAGATACCAATATCAACGCACAGCCTTAGCAAGACAGTTCCCCTTTATGATGGGTAACGACGTTTGGAAAGGTGGAGCTAAACTCTCTATGCAAGATGAAGTGGGAGACGTAATCAATAGTGGGACACTCGGTATCGGATTCATTGGGGGGCACAATGCTATGGTAGCTCTTTACGGAGAAGGGCATGGGCACAATGATCTGGCATGGCAAACTCTCTATGATGCCATTATGGTGATCAATGATGTAGTGGAAGAGTACAAACGCAAGTATCATCTCAACTATTCGGTTTTAGCGACTCCTGCTGAAGGTCTCTCAGGCAGATTCACAAAGATCGATCGTAAGAAATACGGTATTATCCCGGGGGTTACAGACAAAGATTATTATGTAAACTCATTCCATGTCGATGTACAAGAAAATATTGGGATGTTCGAAAAAATCAAACGTGAAGCACCTTTCCATGCTATCACACGTGGAGGCCATATTACTTATGTAGAACTTGATGGTGAAGCCAAAAAGAATGTTTCAGTAATTCTAAAAATTGTACGTACAATGAAAGAAGCAGAGATAGGCTATGGCTCCATTAACCACCCTGTAGATACTTGTCAAAATTGTGGATACAAAGGAGTAATCTACGATAAATGTCCTGTATGCAAGAGTGATCAGATAGCACGTCTCAGACGTATTACGGGATATCTTACAGGAAGTCTTGATAGCTGGAACAGTGCCAAGCAAGCTGAAGAGCATGACAGAGTAAAACACCACTAA
- a CDS encoding M13 family metallopeptidase yields the protein MKKISILTPALIGALVLTSCGGEKTSEKMHKVPAIDLTALDTTARPQDDFYQYCNGNWMKNNPLKPEYSRFGSFDLLRDSAQERIHSIVEELSAKESKKGSNEYRVGTLYRQAMDSAQRNKLGVEPIKPELQEIQDLKTKEDIIKYASKKDKMYGSALFTSYVSADLVNSDMNVFNLAQTGLGLGSKDYYVENTPEMKSIREGYVKYVQKIAQLAGYDASAIDRIAKNNLKVETELAQISYSSTELRDTYKNYHMLKVKKFVDENKGFDWKGYFEGRDLGSLDSMNVSQLDYFTKFDKWFAKANIEEIKDWMVAQEINDAASALSDDFQKAQFEFFGKKLSGKMEMKARWKRSVDVVDGLLPEALGEIYVKKYFPKEAKDKMLKLVKNLQTALGERIKGLSWMGSETKQKALEKLNSFVIKIGYPDKWKDYSKLEIDENKSYYENLLSARSFEHQDNMSRLGKKVDRTEWQMAPQTVNAYYNPTTNEICFPAGILQPPFFNMDADDAVNYGAIGVVIGHEMTHGFDDQGRNFDKNGNLNDWWTEDDSKKFNEASKKLADQYSEILVADGVHANGELTLGENIADQGGLLISYMAFKNASKDTKADPIDGFTPDQRFFIAYARLWGQNIRPEEILRLTKMDVHSLGKWRVNQALKNIDPFYEAFSIKPEDKMYLAPEKRVVVW from the coding sequence ATGAAGAAAATCTCAATTTTAACTCCCGCATTGATAGGAGCTCTTGTACTTACATCATGCGGAGGGGAAAAGACATCAGAAAAGATGCACAAAGTACCCGCAATTGATCTGACGGCTTTAGATACTACAGCACGTCCCCAAGATGATTTCTATCAGTATTGCAATGGTAACTGGATGAAAAATAATCCTCTAAAGCCAGAGTATAGTCGATTCGGATCATTTGACTTGCTACGTGATAGCGCACAAGAAAGAATACACTCTATTGTAGAAGAGCTATCAGCCAAAGAATCAAAAAAAGGCTCGAACGAATATAGAGTGGGTACGTTGTATCGTCAGGCGATGGATAGTGCTCAACGCAACAAGCTAGGTGTAGAACCAATCAAGCCTGAGCTACAAGAAATACAGGATTTGAAAACAAAAGAGGATATTATAAAATATGCCTCAAAAAAGGATAAGATGTATGGAAGTGCTTTGTTTACATCTTATGTCTCAGCTGACCTTGTAAACAGCGATATGAATGTTTTCAATTTGGCACAAACAGGGCTTGGACTAGGGAGCAAAGACTATTATGTGGAAAATACCCCTGAAATGAAGTCTATACGTGAAGGCTATGTCAAATATGTTCAAAAGATAGCACAGTTGGCTGGATACGATGCTTCTGCTATAGATAGAATTGCTAAAAATAATTTGAAAGTCGAAACAGAGTTGGCACAAATTTCTTACAGCAGTACAGAGCTTAGAGACACGTACAAAAACTACCACATGCTGAAGGTGAAGAAGTTCGTTGACGAAAACAAGGGCTTTGACTGGAAAGGGTATTTTGAAGGTAGAGATCTAGGCTCATTGGATAGTATGAACGTAAGCCAACTTGACTACTTTACGAAATTCGATAAATGGTTTGCTAAGGCTAATATCGAAGAGATAAAAGATTGGATGGTTGCTCAAGAAATCAACGACGCAGCTTCTGCTTTGAGCGATGATTTCCAAAAAGCACAATTTGAATTCTTTGGAAAAAAACTGAGCGGTAAAATGGAGATGAAGGCTCGCTGGAAAAGATCTGTTGATGTTGTAGACGGATTATTACCTGAAGCCTTGGGTGAAATATATGTAAAAAAATATTTCCCCAAAGAAGCTAAAGACAAAATGCTCAAATTGGTGAAAAATCTCCAAACAGCACTCGGGGAGCGCATCAAAGGTCTTTCGTGGATGGGTAGCGAAACCAAACAGAAAGCATTGGAGAAGCTCAATAGCTTTGTTATTAAAATAGGCTATCCTGATAAATGGAAAGATTATAGTAAACTCGAGATAGACGAAAACAAGTCTTACTACGAAAACCTATTATCAGCCAGAAGTTTTGAACACCAAGATAATATGAGCCGTCTAGGAAAAAAGGTTGATCGTACAGAGTGGCAAATGGCTCCTCAGACTGTAAATGCATATTATAACCCCACAACCAACGAAATATGCTTCCCAGCAGGTATATTGCAACCTCCATTCTTCAATATGGATGCTGATGATGCAGTCAATTATGGTGCTATAGGTGTAGTTATCGGTCACGAAATGACTCACGGATTTGATGACCAAGGTCGTAACTTCGACAAAAACGGGAATCTCAATGACTGGTGGACAGAGGACGATAGTAAAAAATTCAATGAAGCAAGTAAGAAATTAGCTGATCAGTACAGTGAAATATTGGTTGCTGATGGCGTACATGCCAATGGAGAGCTTACTTTAGGTGAAAACATTGCCGATCAAGGTGGACTCCTTATTTCTTATATGGCATTCAAAAATGCATCCAAAGATACAAAGGCTGATCCTATCGACGGATTTACTCCTGATCAACGTTTCTTTATTGCATATGCTCGTCTTTGGGGGCAAAATATCAGACCGGAAGAAATCCTTCGTCTGACCAAGATGGATGTACATAGCTTAGGTAAATGGAGAGTAAATCAGGCTCTGAAAAATATAGATCCTTTCTATGAAGCTTTCAGCATCAAGCCTGAAGACAAAATGTACTTAGCTCCTGAAAAACGTGTAGTAGTATGGTAA
- a CDS encoding glycosyltransferase family protein yields MKPTLYVLAAGMGSRYGSLKQLDGLGPSGETIMDYSIYDAIRAGFGKLVFVIRRSFEKDFREKIVSKYKDKIPVEVVYQDMDNLPEGFTCPENREKPWGTNHAVMMAAGTIKEPFAVINADDFYGRSSFEILAKKLKELNGHHGEYCMIGYHVGNTLSESGSVARGVCEVNDKNFLTSVVERTAIERKNGHICFKDENGEEKCIEDNTPVSMNMWGFTPDYFAFSDEYFKEFLKNHINEKKSEFFIPLVVNQLIQEGKATCEVLDTPAQWFGVTYAADRESVVAKINKLVEAGEYPNKLF; encoded by the coding sequence ATGAAACCAACTCTTTATGTATTAGCTGCAGGTATGGGCAGTCGTTATGGAAGTTTGAAACAGCTTGACGGACTGGGTCCTTCCGGTGAAACTATTATGGACTACTCCATCTACGATGCTATTCGCGCAGGATTCGGTAAACTGGTGTTTGTAATCAGGCGCTCTTTTGAAAAAGACTTTCGAGAGAAAATTGTATCTAAATATAAAGATAAGATCCCGGTAGAGGTCGTTTATCAGGACATGGACAATCTCCCCGAAGGCTTTACATGCCCTGAAAACAGAGAAAAACCTTGGGGTACCAATCATGCCGTAATGATGGCAGCCGGAACAATAAAAGAACCATTTGCCGTCATCAATGCCGATGACTTCTATGGCCGTAGCAGTTTTGAAATATTGGCTAAAAAGCTCAAAGAACTCAACGGACACCACGGTGAGTATTGCATGATAGGATATCATGTAGGCAACACCTTGAGTGAGAGTGGATCTGTAGCTCGTGGGGTTTGTGAAGTAAATGACAAAAACTTCCTAACAAGTGTTGTGGAACGTACAGCCATTGAACGCAAGAATGGCCATATTTGCTTTAAAGATGAAAACGGAGAAGAAAAATGTATCGAAGACAACACCCCGGTATCTATGAATATGTGGGGATTCACTCCGGATTATTTTGCTTTCTCAGATGAATATTTCAAAGAATTCCTCAAAAATCATATCAATGAAAAGAAAAGTGAATTCTTTATCCCCCTCGTTGTAAACCAACTTATCCAAGAAGGAAAAGCAACGTGCGAAGTACTCGATACTCCTGCCCAATGGTTTGGGGTTACTTATGCTGCTGACAGAGAAAGTGTAGTAGCAAAGATCAACAAATTAGTGGAAGCCGGAGAATACCCCAACAAGTTATTCTAA